In Streptomyces erythrochromogenes, the DNA window AGACCGTCGGCCTCCGGTCCGCGGTGCGCCGTGCGGGCGGCGAACCAGCTCTCCAGTACGCGCGCGCCCTGCACCTCGTACTCCCACGCCCCGGCCGGCACGGGGGAGACCGTCCCGCTCCCCAGTCCGAGCGTCTCCGTCTCCCCGTCGTACGAGAGCTCGCGCGGCCATACCCCGACCGCGGAGCGGACGTACGGGCGGCGCCCGCCGGGCAGCCGGGGCGCCTCCCCGCCGCGCGCCCCGCGCAGCTGGACGGTGAGCAGCCGGTGCCCCAGTTCCAGTCCGGCCCGCCAGCGCCCGGGGTCGGCCGCGAGCGGGACCTCGTACCCGCGCGGGCCGGGGCGGCCGGCCGCCAGGATCCAGCACAGGACGTCCTCGGGGGTCACCCAGCCGCCGTGGCGCTCGCCCAGCAGCGGCAGCAGGCCGGGGGCGAGGTTCGGCTCGGCGCCGCCCGGGCGCCGGTGCAGCGGGCGGATCCGGCCGAGCCGGCCGGCCGGGAGGTGCGCGGTGACCAGCGGCTCCGGGGTCTCGACGAGGAACAGCTGGTGCTCGTCGAGGACCCGCCAGAGCTCCGGCCGGGCGGTGTCGATGAGCCGCTGGTCGGGCAGGAGCCACTGCTCGTCGAACGGCTCGCGCAGGATCCGTACGGGGTCGGGGCAGGGCCCGGGGGCGTCGGCGAACCGGGCCGTGGCCGCCGAGCGCTGACCGGGCAGCGCGGCCGCCGAGGCGGTGGGCGTACGGCTGCGGCTCGGGCGGAACAGCCGGTCCCGCTCGGCGCCTGCGGAGCCCGCCAGGACGGCCCAGCGGGTGCGCAGGGCCGCCGGATCGGGTGCGGCCACCCAGTCCCGGCCCAGGCGCAGGCCGCCCACGGTCCAGGGCATCAGATCGTCCAGCAGCGGGTCCGGCTGCGGTGTGTCAGCGCTCACGCCGCCGATGGTAGCGACGGGCTCCGATGGCCGGGCTGCTTCCAGGCCGAGGAGCTACGCTCCTTATGTATGGATACGTACGGTATCGACCGAGGAGACGGTCATGAGCCAGTACGACGAATACTCGACTCCGTCCCAGGCCGAGGGTGAACGCCTCGACGAGGACATGGACGAGGCGCAGCGCAAGGAGCGACACCCCCAGACGATGCGCACCACGCCGTCCCAGGCGGAGGGCGAGCGCACCGCCGACGACGAGAAGAAGTGACGACGAGCGGCGGCGGTGCGGGGAAGTGACGCCCCCGGTCAGTGCGCGTCGACCGTCACCGTGAAGGAGAACCGGTCGCCCCGGTAGCGGATCCGCGCCACGTCCACCACCCGCCCGTCCTCGGCGTAGGTCACGCCCGTGTAGTGCAGGATCGGGCTGAGCAGCGGGACCTGGAGCAGTTCGGCCGTCTCCGGGTCCGCGAGCCGGGCCTCCACGGTGTCCGTGATCCGGCTGATGCGCACCCCCACGACGTCCCGCAGCACCTTCGTCATCGGCCAGCGCTCCAGATCGGTCACGTCGACGGCCTCCGCGAACTCCGGCAGGACCGCGTTCTCCGCCCAGTTGGTCGGCTCGCCGCTCTCGCGGTCGCGCCGCAGCCGCCGGTACGTGACCACCTCGGAGGTGTCCGGGAAGTGGTCCAGCAGCTCCCCGGCCACGGGAGTGCGCCCGTGGCCGAGGACGGTGGTGCGCTCGCCCGACTGCTGGGCCACGATCGCGTCGACCGAGCCCAGCAGCCGGACCGGGGTGCTGCGCAGCGCGCCCGGCTCGATGAAGGTGCCGCGCCGCCGGTGCCGGCTGATCAGGCCCTCGCCCTCGAGTTCCTTGAGCGCCTGCCGCATGGTCAGCACGCTCACCCCGTAGTGCTCGGCCAGCTGCTCCTCGGTGGGCAGGCGCAGCGAGGCGTCCGGGGTGCGCCCCAGTATCGAGGCGCGCAGTGACTGCGAGACCTGATACCAGAGCGGGAGCTTCCGGTTCAGGACCAGCGAGTCGGGGGCGAAGGCGGTCACGGGTGGATCTCCGAACGGCTGGACGGGGCTGACGTGCGGCGGCGCATGCGCAGGGTATGCAGTGCAGGTCAGGCGCGGAAGTGGCGCTGCAGACCCTGCCACACGTCGTCGTACCCGCGCTGGAGGTGGTCCGCGGCGGCCGCCTGGGCGGTGGCGGTGATCGGCCAGCGGGTCTCGAACATGAAAGCCAGGCCGTCGTCGATCTTCTGCGGCTTCAGCTCGGCGGCGCTGGCCTTGTCGAAGGTCTCGTGGTCGGGGCCGTGCGCGGACATCATGTTGTGGAGCGAGCCGCCGCCGGGGACGAAGCCCTCCGCCTTGGCGTCGTAGGCGCCCTCGATCAGGCCCATGTACTCGCTCATCACGTTGCGGTGGAAGTACGGCGGGCGGAAGGTGTCCTCGCCGACCAGCCAGCGCGGCGCGAAGACGACGAAGTCCACGCCCGCCAGGCCCGGGGTGTCCGAGGGCGAGGTCAGGACGGTGAAGATCGACGGGTCCGGGTGGTCGTAGCTGATCGTGCCCAGGACGTTGAAGCGGCGCAGGTCGTAGACGTAGGGGACGTGCGTGCCGTACCAGGCGACCACGTCGAGCGGGGAGTGGCCGTAGGTGGCCGACCAGAGGTTCCCGCAGAACTTGTTGATCACCTCGGTGGGGCGCTCGACGTCCTCGTACGCGGCCACCGGGGCCCGGAAGTCGCGGGCGGCGGCGAGGCCGTTGGCGCCGATGGGGCCGAGGTCCGGCAGGACGAAGGGCTGGCCGTAGTTCTCGCAGACGTAGCCGCGGGCGTCGGTGTCCAGCAGCTCGACGCGGAAGCGGACGCCGCGCGGGATGATCGCCACGTCGCCCGGGCGGGCGGCGAGCAGGCCCAGCTCGGTGCGCAGGAGCAGGCCGCCGCGCTCGGGGACGATCAGCAGCTCGCCGTCGGAGTCGCTGAACACCCGGTCCGTCATGGACGCGTTGGCGGCGTAGAGGTGGACGGCCATGCCGGTGCGCTGGGTCGCGTCGCCGTTGCCGCCGAGGGTCCACAGGCCGGCCAGGAAGTCGGTGCCGGGGGCCGGGTCGGGCAGCGGATTCCAGCGCAGCCGGTTCGGGTCCGCGGACGCCTCGGTGAAGGGGGCGGTGCGCAGGGCGCCGTTGTCGATCCGGGTGAAGGGCGGGTGCGCGGCCGAGGGGCGGATCCGGTAGAGCCAGGAGCGGCGGTTGTGGCTGCGGGGTTCGGTGAAGGCGCTGCCGCTGAGCTGCTCGGCGTAGAGGCCGAGGGGGGCGCGCTGGGGCGAGTTCCGGCCGAGCGGCAGTGCGCCGGGGACGGCCTCGGAGCTGTGTTCGTTGCCGAAGCCGGTGAGGTACTCCAATGCCTCGGCCGTCTTCCGGGCCTGCTCGCTGCCGGCCTGCTCGCTCATGTGCTGCTCCCGCTCCGTCGAAGGAATCCTATGGTCGACAGTAGGATTCCGCGGCCCGTGCGTCAACGGCGCCCTGGCGGTGTCCGTGGTGGGTCCGGGGGCGGGGCGGGAGGAAACGGCAGGATCCGGGAGGAAGGCCCGTAGGGCGGCCGGGCGGGGATGCGGATTCGCTCCCGGGGGGATCACAAAAGATGAACATTGCTCTACTCTCACGCGCATGTCGTGGACCCGCAGGTTCCCTGCCGTGCCGGGGGCGCTCCTCGCCGCCCTCCTCGCCCTCCTGTCCCTCTTCGCCGCCGCGCCCGCAGCCCGCGCGCA includes these proteins:
- a CDS encoding GntR family transcriptional regulator is translated as MTAFAPDSLVLNRKLPLWYQVSQSLRASILGRTPDASLRLPTEEQLAEHYGVSVLTMRQALKELEGEGLISRHRRRGTFIEPGALRSTPVRLLGSVDAIVAQQSGERTTVLGHGRTPVAGELLDHFPDTSEVVTYRRLRRDRESGEPTNWAENAVLPEFAEAVDVTDLERWPMTKVLRDVVGVRISRITDTVEARLADPETAELLQVPLLSPILHYTGVTYAEDGRVVDVARIRYRGDRFSFTVTVDAH
- a CDS encoding type ISP restriction/modification enzyme, with translation MPWTVGGLRLGRDWVAAPDPAALRTRWAVLAGSAGAERDRLFRPSRSRTPTASAAALPGQRSAATARFADAPGPCPDPVRILREPFDEQWLLPDQRLIDTARPELWRVLDEHQLFLVETPEPLVTAHLPAGRLGRIRPLHRRPGGAEPNLAPGLLPLLGERHGGWVTPEDVLCWILAAGRPGPRGYEVPLAADPGRWRAGLELGHRLLTVQLRGARGGEAPRLPGGRRPYVRSAVGVWPRELSYDGETETLGLGSGTVSPVPAGAWEYEVQGARVLESWFAARTAHRGPEADGLAALGPAEWPQSWTSELLALVTTLALLAELAPERAAFEPGPGLPAAELRAAGVLPPPAWSRRPASVLDHQEEGPGGQFALL
- the hmgA gene encoding homogentisate 1,2-dioxygenase; this encodes MSEQAGSEQARKTAEALEYLTGFGNEHSSEAVPGALPLGRNSPQRAPLGLYAEQLSGSAFTEPRSHNRRSWLYRIRPSAAHPPFTRIDNGALRTAPFTEASADPNRLRWNPLPDPAPGTDFLAGLWTLGGNGDATQRTGMAVHLYAANASMTDRVFSDSDGELLIVPERGGLLLRTELGLLAARPGDVAIIPRGVRFRVELLDTDARGYVCENYGQPFVLPDLGPIGANGLAAARDFRAPVAAYEDVERPTEVINKFCGNLWSATYGHSPLDVVAWYGTHVPYVYDLRRFNVLGTISYDHPDPSIFTVLTSPSDTPGLAGVDFVVFAPRWLVGEDTFRPPYFHRNVMSEYMGLIEGAYDAKAEGFVPGGGSLHNMMSAHGPDHETFDKASAAELKPQKIDDGLAFMFETRWPITATAQAAAADHLQRGYDDVWQGLQRHFRA